The window tctgactctttgcaacgctatgaactttagcccaccaggctcctctgtcccttggattctccaggcaagaatactggagtgagtagacattcccttcttcaggggctcttcctgacccagtgatcaaacccaggtctcctgcaatgcagttagattctttaccatctgagccatcagggtggCTCATCAAATGCATGAGATATCCATATTTTGAAACTGCAGAGAGGCTGGGCATTGAGGAGCTCAAATTCACCTTTTCCAGGACAAAGACCGAAGATTTCAGGGGATCAGATAATCTCCCCACTCACCTGTCTGAGACCTCATCCCATCTTCCTTCTCTGGGAGCACTTCCTCCTCACTCCCCTGAGAGTCACGAGGAGCCCCAGTCACTGATACCTCTCCACCATCATCGTAATCCTCACCAAGGGCAACAGTCCTCTGATCTGGCGCTTCTGAGGGCAGAGCAAGGGTCAGATGAAACCACAGTAAGGGGGTTGGTCTGAGAAATACCTAagatccttctgacccagagtTTCTGAGCTGCTAGAGGCACCAGTCACTCcttgttttaaaagatttttttctctaagaCCATGTTTCATTTTGATGTGTCCATAAACCAAAACATGATTTTACATATCTTAATATTTCctgtttgaaaaatatatattccaaaaTAACTGTCTTACCATTGAGCATTACTCAATTATTTTAACAAATTGTGCTTTacagaaattacttttaaaatcagtGTGTGCCTGTTGTGATTCTGGACACAGAGAGCCCCATCCCAATGTGAGACATCACAGAACAGTCAGAGAAAGGGAAGGACGGACCCCATCTGGACATAATGGATGCCTCTGGTCCATCAAATGAAGACTGCTCCCCTTGCATCTCGTCTCTATGAGGGAAACTCTCCTTCCCAAAGCCCAGCTGAGGTAGGTCTACCTCTATTACCTGGAGCAGATATGGAGTCATTGTTGTCCTCACCATCTGACAGGAGGCCTAAAGTGGAGACAAACATCACACAACACACAGAATGACCCTCCCCACACTCACGGGACCTGTGTTAAGACTGGGAAGGGGCAGACCTGGATCCTGCAGTGTAGATGGGGGCTGGGGCCTCATGAGGCTCTGAGAGGCCACCCTGCCACTTTGGAGAGCTGCCTCTATAAGCCTGAGGCACACGTGGGGTCTGTGGACACTGAGAAGATGTTCACAGCCAGTGGGAGGTGACAACCAGAGGTCccaggaaggcaggcagagacACCCACCTGAGCTGCCCAGAAGAACCTCCTTCTGAGTCACAATGTAATCAAGCTTCTCATACACAGCTTCAGCAAGAGCATCTTCATAGCTGGATAAGGCTGAGAGATCCCCTAGCAGGTCAGAGATGCCACCCCAGACACCCCGATCCAGCAGACCCACCTTCATCTCCCCTATGCTCACACAGAGGCTGCCTCGACCTCAGCATCATCTCTTACCCCATGCACCGTGTTGGCACCTTCTCTCCTCATCTGACCTGAATCCACAGCTCAGCCCTGACTCTTTCTGGTCTCACAGGAGAGGCCATGACATATGAGAGTTCACACCCCAGCCCTAAGAACCTCTGTATGTTCAGCCTTAGAGCTCAGCACAGAGCACGTGGAGCTCTACAGACTCAAAACAGAGACTGGCCCAGGTTCCCCTCCTCACACCTGCCACATCTTCTGCCTGCATACACTCTCTCTGGTCCCCAGTTCCCCCTGCAGCCCACCTCTGCACTCTGCTCTCCATCTGagcagctgagtcaccaggatgATGAggaccaggaagagaagaaaacccAGGATGAGGCAGAGGACCACAGGCAGGGAGAAGATGCCAGGGAGAGGATTTGAGGTTGGTCTGGCCCCTAAGGAAAGCAAGGCAACAGAGTGTGAAGAAGGTCCTGGGCACAGAGAAACCCCCTGTACCAGTATTTCTGGGGGCTCTGGATGATGGTGTCCTAGCCTCAGACACAAATATACTAATAGTGACTGGGCTCCTCCAGGTCTCATCCAGAGACAAATCAACTCCACTCCAGCCAGTGTGGCCCTGAGGCAAAGCCGGGGATTGTCAGGGAGCTGCCCTGCCGAGACAGCCTGAGGACCCAGCTCATCCCTTCTCCTTGGGCATCAAACAGTCCTGAGACCCGCACCTCACTGATGAGGAGCAACACTCAGGGGCAGGTAGGAGAATGGGAGAACTTTAGAATTTGCAACACCAGAACTAGACTCTCTTGGATCCTGGGCCTGAGAAACATGTGGCCCTGGGAACCAAGGCAGGGGCGTTCCCCATCATAATGCCCCAGCTCCTTCCCAACAGCCAGGACTCCTCAGGCTCTTTCATCTCCTGAGTTGTCAGAGAGCCCATAGAACAGGTTACCAGAATCTTAGTATTCTCCCCTGCCCATGGATGGACCACAGTACCTGCTGTAGTAGGGGGCAATGCTGTCCTTGCAcctaaagagaaaaacaggagaTTGGGTAAAGGGAATTGGCCAGATCACAGGGTAACCCATTTTTCCCTCCTGAGCCCTGAAATCACCACCTCAATCTCCATGACATCAGTGCCCAGTCCTCCCAGCTTCACTGCGCTAGATCAGAGCCCCAGCACCCAGACACTCTCTGAACACaaactccccaccacccccagtccAGCCCACTGTCCCCGTGCTGCCCCAGCTCACCCAGGGTGGACCCTGAGCCCCTCACTCACCAGAGCACCTCACACCAGCATCCTCCTCGTGCTTGCGGTCGCTCTGCCCCCAGGGCTCTGCAGCACAGTCCCACAGGGAAGACTCCCGGCCCCCACACCGTACCTCATTCAGCCAGATGCTCCCATTTCCAGGGCCAACTGCTGCAGACCGCATGGCTTCCAGGGCCTGGCCACAGCCCAGCTGCTGACACACCACCTCAGCCTCTGCCAGGCTCCAGGAGTCATCGCACACGGTGCCCCAGGAGCTGCTGTGCCAGACCTCCACCCGCCCTGAGCACTTGCTGTCTCCCCCGCCCGAGCCGGAGCTTCTCTCTGTCTGAAAAGGCAGCAGCCCCTCCTGTGACTGCCCCGGTGGGAGGGAGCCCCTGGAAGCCACAGGGGAGGGGGCTGACATACCTTTGCAGGGGGCAGCAGTTGGA is drawn from Bos mutus isolate GX-2022 unplaced genomic scaffold, NWIPB_WYAK_1.1 CTG1561, whole genome shotgun sequence and contains these coding sequences:
- the LOC106700524 gene encoding antigen WC1.1-like; this translates as MRSAAVGPGNGSIWLNEVRCGGRESSLWDCAAEPWGQSDRKHEEDAGVRCSGARTALPPTTAGARPTSNPLPGIFSLPVVLCLILGFLLFLVLIILVTQLLRWRAECRALSSYEDALAEAVYEKLDYIVTQKEVLLGSSGLLSDGEDNNDSISAPEAPDQRTVALGEDYDDGGEVSVTGAPRDSQGSEEEVLPEKEDGMRSQTGSSLNVSRKEADPGKGEQSPCLLQGEKGDPGYDDVELSVPGTSTVAFL